The DNA region CTTACCCCGCACTGGTGTTACCCGCCGCTGTCAGAGCCCCACCGTAAGCTGGAGCCATGCCGAGTAACTGGGACAGCCTGGACGCCAGCCTCCGGGAATCCGTACAGGAGAACGTGGAGCTCTACGAGCGCGTCCGACCTGCCCTGAAGCTGGTCACCAAGGACGTTCTCTATATCCTCCGCGACATGCTGAAGGACACCGAGGTCACTCCGCTGTTTGTCACGGGCCGCACCAAGTCCGTGGAGTCGTTCCGGGAGAAGATTTCCCGCATCGAGGATCCGCTGGAGCCGGGCGGACCGCCCGCGCTGAAATTCCCGGACCCCTTCCGCACCCTCAATGACATGGTGGGCGTGCGCGTCATCACCAAGCTGCCCGCAGAGAACGCGTCCGTGGCCAACCTGATCAAGCGCCAGCGCCAGGTCTTTGACTGCCGCGGGGACCGGGAGAAGGACATTGGCTCCATCGAATCCGGCACGTACGGCTACTCGAGCCGGCACCTCATCCTGCGCACCATTCAGAACGAGGCGGTCAAGGAGTACCAGCGGGTCTTCAATCCGGACGTCCAGCCCAACGGCAGCTACTTTTTCGAATGCCAGATCCGCACGGTGTTCGCCCACGCGTGGAGCGAGATTGAGCACGATATCCGGTTCAAGGCCGAGGACCCGCGCGCCTGGACACCACACTTCGACCGGCAGTTCACCGCTACGGCCGCCATGCTGGAGACCGTGGAAGGTGCCTTCGCGGACCTGCACGAACGCTACGAGGAAGTCCGCAGCTACTGGGACATGGACGGGGAGGGCGCGGCACAGCTGACCCCCAACCGGATCCGCGACGTCTGGCGTACGCTGCTTCCGCACGTGGACCGTAAAGTGGATGATGACTGGGGCTGGGCCGCCGAGCTCATGGCGGCGCACGGCCTCAACCAGACCGTCCAGCTGGCCGGCCTGCTCAGTGCCAACCGGATTACCGAGGTCCGCAAGGCGCTGGACCACCGCTACTCCCCCGGCCCGGACCGCCTGCTGGACGACCTCCTGCTGTGGCAGTACGGCCCCAAACACATTGACCTCACCGCCGAGGCGCCCGACGCCGTTCCGCATCCGCGGCGCGACAGCCTCCTCCGGCGGCTGAAACAGATCGAGCGCTACCGCCAGACCAAGAAATAGGTTCCATGCAGCCCCTGCAGCTCCAGTCCGTCCGGGCCACCCTCCGCTCACCCCGCCGGCTCAAAACTGAAGCCCTTGCAGGACTGGTGGTTGCACTGGCGCTGATTCCGGAGGCCATCGCCTTCTCGGTGATTGCCGGCGTTGATCCGCGGATCGGACTCTTTGCCTCCTTCACCATGGCCGTCACAATCTCCTTTGTGGGCGGCCGGCCCGCCATGATCTCCGCGGCGACGGGCGCCGTGGCGCTGGTCATCGCCCCGCTGATGCGGAGCCACGGCCTGGACCACCTGATCGCGGCCGTGATCCTGGCAGGGGTCTTCCAGATCCTCCTGGCCGTCCTGGGTGTCACCAGGCTGATGCGCTTCATTCCCCGCTCGGTGATGGTGGGCTTCGTTAATGCCCTGGCCATCCTGGTGTTCATGGCACAGATTCCCGAGCTGATCGGCGTGCCGTGGATGGTCTATCCGCTCGTGGCCATTGGCCTGGTCATTGTGGTGCTCCTGCCCAGGCTTACCACGGCGGTTCCCTCACCGCTGGTGGCCATTGTGGTGCTCACCCTTTTTGCCGTGCTGGCCGGGGTGGACGTGCCCACGGTCCAGGACAAGGGCCAGCTGCCGGAAAGCCTTCCGTCACTGTTTTTCCCCAACGTGCCGCTGACCTGGGAGACCTTCCAGGTCCTGGCGCCGTTCTCGCTGTCGATGGCGTTGGTGGGGCTGCTGGAATCGCTCATGACAGCCAAGCTGGTGGACGACATTACGGACACCCGCTCCAACAAGACCCGCGAATCCTGGGGCCAGGGCGTGGCGAATATCGTCACCGGTTTCTTTGGGGGCATGGGCGGCTGCGCGGTGATCGGCCAGACGATGATCAACGTCAAGGGGTCCGGCGCGCGGAGCCGCGTGTCCACCTTCCTGGCCGGCGTCTTCCTGCTGGTGCTCGTTGTGGTGCTGGGCGACGTCGTGGGCCTCATCCCCATGGCAGCCCTGGTGGCAGTGATGATCTTCGTCTCCGCCATCACCTTCGACTGGCACTCCATTGCTCCCCGGACCCTGCGTCGGATGCCCAGGTCAGAGACCGCCGTCATGCTGATCACGGTGGGCGTGGTGTCGGCCACGCACAACCTGGCCATCGGCGTGGGCGCGGGAGTCCTGGCCGCGATGGCCATGTTCGCGCGGCGGGTGGCCCACTTTGTCACCGTGGAGCGCACCGTGGTGGAGCTCAACGGCCAGAACGTGGCCACCTACACCGTGGACGGCGAGCTGTTCTTCGCCTCCTCCAACGACCTCTACACGCAGTTCGAATACGCCCTTGACGCCGAGCCGGACATCAGCCACGTAGTGGTGGACCTGCATGCCTCGCACCTGTGGGACGCCTCCACCATCGCTGTCCTGGACGCCGTCACGGAGAAGTATCGCCGGCACGGACGGGCAGTGGAGCTGATCGGGCTGAACTCAGCCAGCATCCAGATGCGCGAGCGCCTGGCGGGCAAGCTCAACTGATCCCACGTCAGAGGGGAGGGGCCGTCGATTCCCGGACCACCAGGTGGGTGGCAAGCTCCACCCGGCGGGAATCCGGAACCTCGCCGCGCAGCTGCCGCAGCACGATCCGCAGGGCAGCCCGGCCGATCTCCCGGAGTGGCTGCGCTACCGACGTGAGGGCGGGCACCGCCTCTGCGGCCAGGCT from Arthrobacter pascens includes:
- a CDS encoding GTP pyrophosphokinase; protein product: MPSNWDSLDASLRESVQENVELYERVRPALKLVTKDVLYILRDMLKDTEVTPLFVTGRTKSVESFREKISRIEDPLEPGGPPALKFPDPFRTLNDMVGVRVITKLPAENASVANLIKRQRQVFDCRGDREKDIGSIESGTYGYSSRHLILRTIQNEAVKEYQRVFNPDVQPNGSYFFECQIRTVFAHAWSEIEHDIRFKAEDPRAWTPHFDRQFTATAAMLETVEGAFADLHERYEEVRSYWDMDGEGAAQLTPNRIRDVWRTLLPHVDRKVDDDWGWAAELMAAHGLNQTVQLAGLLSANRITEVRKALDHRYSPGPDRLLDDLLLWQYGPKHIDLTAEAPDAVPHPRRDSLLRRLKQIERYRQTKK
- a CDS encoding SulP family inorganic anion transporter, producing the protein MQPLQLQSVRATLRSPRRLKTEALAGLVVALALIPEAIAFSVIAGVDPRIGLFASFTMAVTISFVGGRPAMISAATGAVALVIAPLMRSHGLDHLIAAVILAGVFQILLAVLGVTRLMRFIPRSVMVGFVNALAILVFMAQIPELIGVPWMVYPLVAIGLVIVVLLPRLTTAVPSPLVAIVVLTLFAVLAGVDVPTVQDKGQLPESLPSLFFPNVPLTWETFQVLAPFSLSMALVGLLESLMTAKLVDDITDTRSNKTRESWGQGVANIVTGFFGGMGGCAVIGQTMINVKGSGARSRVSTFLAGVFLLVLVVVLGDVVGLIPMAALVAVMIFVSAITFDWHSIAPRTLRRMPRSETAVMLITVGVVSATHNLAIGVGAGVLAAMAMFARRVAHFVTVERTVVELNGQNVATYTVDGELFFASSNDLYTQFEYALDAEPDISHVVVDLHASHLWDASTIAVLDAVTEKYRRHGRAVELIGLNSASIQMRERLAGKLN